ATTGGTTCTTGCCGCGGGCAAACATTGAAAAATAAGAAATCCGCTTATCTACCGCTGATTAAACAATGGCGGCGGCAAAGAGGGGATGCAACCTCCGGGGATGGACCCAGCAATTAGATGATGCCAGATATTGGTCTAAGAGTTCATTTGTAATTTAAAGAATCAAGGGAATACCCTTTGGTTCTTTTTCTTTTTGACGTTAGAGCATAAAAGCATAAACAGGAATGGAATTCTGATATTTTTTCTCTTTTTCAACATTTTTTGAATATACAAGCAAATGCGGCGACAAGGTAATAATTAGATATCAAGGAAAAGAATGAAGGGAAGACATGAAGTGGGATTCATGGAACGGATTTTTAACAAGAAGAGGAAACAGGCCCAAGAGCAGCTGAGGATTATTACCAGCGTCTGGATATCGCCAGTTTGCTCCGGATATTGCGCCTGCTTTGTTTTTTCATCGCTTTTCTAGGGTCTTCTTTGTATATTGCCATTACTACATTTCATCAGGAAATGATTCCGTCAGAGCTTCTGGTCAATTTAATGGCACAGCGGGAAGATGTTCCGTTTCCAGCTTTTTTCGATGCAATCATTATGGAAGTGACTTTCGAAATTTTACGGGAAGCCGGAGTTCGAATGCCCAGGGCTATCGGGTCGGCCATTTCTATAGTAGGTACCCTGGTCGTAGGGACAGCTGCGGTAGATACCGGACTGGTATCAGCTGCAATGTTTATTGACGTGTCGATAACAGCCATCTCTAATCTTGTATTCCCTTCGATCAATATGGCGATTCCCATCCGCATTCTCCGTTTTCCTTTAATGATTCTGGCTGCTTCCTTTGGCCTTCTAGGAATCTTTACGGGATTTATTGCATTGCTTCTCCATTTATGCAGCCTACGCTCATTTGGTATTCCTTATATGAGCCCATTTGTCCCGCTTATTCCAAGTGATTTGAAGGATACGTTCATTCGGACTCCCAGATGGGCCATGCTTACCCGTCCAAGATTAACCAGCCAGAACAATATAGTCCGCGGGCAAACACCAAAACCGAAGCCGCCGCAAGAGGGGGATTGAACTTGGAAATATGGGGGTAATTGTATGAACCGAAGAATAATGCTCACAGCCCTTTGTATTCTGTTCTTCTCTTTTTTCATGGGGCAATGAAAGCAATGTTTCAAATTGAGCAATAGTGTTTTCTATATGAATTTTCATTATAATCACCTTTTGTTTTATAACTTAATCTATTACGTAACGTGAGAGTCAACTTACTTAAATTAAAATCTGTGAATGAAAATAAGCTTTTCATCGATATAATTTCGACAAATTCTATGTTTTTTCGTTAAAGGATTTTTAAACAGCAGAAAGAAGATTATATCAATACCAATAATTTAAAAAAAGATTTGGGGAGCGGAACATGATACATAACGAATTAGAAAAAGCCGGGACTGAAACGAATTATACATATTCGGCCCACTTTCTTTTAAAATCTTCGAGTGAAATCTTTAAGATACCTATTCATTTTTGTAAATATGGAGATTACCTCAATAACGTTGAAGGCTTTCTTCATGATGATGAACATGCTTATTTTCAAACACTTGCTTATGAGCGGAGAAGAACCAGTTACCTTTTGGGCAGGTATTCTGCAAAAAAAGCGATATCCGGGCTAATGGGTGAAGATAATCCCAAAAAAATAAGGATTGAAAATGGGATTTTTAATCAGCCTGTTGCCGTGTGTGAATCAAACAGCAACTTACAGGTAAGTCTAACTCATTGTGATGAACTTGCAGCCGCAGTAGCGTTTCCTGAAATGCTCGTAATAGGTATTGATATGGAAAAGATTGATCTTTCTATGAGTAGTGGAGTGGAGGCAGAATTAACAGAACATGAAAAAGAACTTGCTTTACAGCTCCCATGTCCCTATGAAAATTTACTCATGGTTCTCTGGACAATGAAGGAATCGCTTTCGAAGGTTCTAAAAACCGGATTAACCGTACCTTTAAGGGTATTAGAAGTAAAGCGGATTGAGGTTCAAAATGGGTATTACATCGGTTCATTTTCGAATTTTGCCCAGTATAATTCCATTTCGTTCCCAGTAAAGGATTATGTATACTCCATCACTTATCCGAAAAATGCAGAAATAGAGATAGACATCCATCACATAAAATCCAACTTGCATAAAATGTTGTGAAAAAAAGGAGGGAAATAATTCCAAGTCTCAAGCTGAAAACTTACATTATCAGTTGTTTATGTCTCCGGCGTATGGATGATCAGGAACCCTTGGAAGCTAAAATAAACAGGTTGTTAGACCGTAGTGCCATTGATTTTGCCACTTGGAAAGCAGCAATTGTTCCCATGAAAAAGGATATTGGCGAAGTGGCTGCGTTGCTTGGGAAAAAACGTGCAGGTATTGTGTTGGTAGAAGAAAATGGAGTTCTTAAAGGAACCATTATTCCTAATGAATTGATTCGTAATGTATTCCGTAAACAAATTCTGCTTCCGGGCTGAAAATCATCAAACTTTCACGTTACGAATACCGAATCATGCCACCATTAACATGTATTATTTGTCCTGTAACATACATGGAATCATCAGCGGCGTGCCCATCTTGATGGTGTTTCCGTAGAAGCCGAAGTGGGAACAGTGGGGGGAATGGAAGACGGGCTTGTCGGCGGAATAAAATATGCCGATATAACGGAATGCACAACTATTGTTAAAGAGACCAATATTGGCGCTTTAGCTGCAGCATTGGGATCTGTTCACGGAAAGTACCAGGGTGAGCCCGTATTAGGATTTAAGGAAATGCAGAAATTGCCGAATCCGTTCAGATTCCTTTAGTTCTCCATGGTGCCTCCGGGATTCCACTTCACAAGCTGAAAAAAGTAATTGGGCTGGGTCATGCGAAGGTGAACTACAATACAGAACTTCTTATGTCTTGAGGGAATGCTGTCAGAACGGTATTGGAGCATAACCCGACAATTTACGAACCGAGAGCCATTCATGACACCCGCAAGGATGCATTAGTCGCAATAGTGAAAGAAAAAATTGAAGAATTAGGTTCTAAAGGAAAGCATAAACAAGACTATTGACAAGAGCGTCTCCCCCTGGAGCGATCTTTTTTTGGGCATATAGAACTTTCAACAGGTGGCCCCATTCTAAATGTCTGTTGGAAATCCCATGAGGCAAGCATAGTTTAATGGTAGATGAATTTGTCTCTCTAGGTAACTGGTACAGGTCTCAGGTTGTTCTTTAGAAATTTCGTCTTGGTCTTGTCCCATGTTATGTATATCTGGGTGGCTCCGGATATTAATCTTTGCACACCCTTAGGGATGGTAAGTATTGTTATCGGTCATATTGATGTTGATATTTCCTCCTCTTTATAATGATAAAGATCAGATAATGTATTAAAGATAATCTCAATTCCATGACATATGGAATGGTCTATTCAATCATTCCTCAACTTTTGACTTATCCCCCATAATGAATTTAGCTGGTTTTGTATCGTCAACGGGACCGGAAAATTTGACGTTAGAGCCGAATATACTATCCCGCACAAACACGTGAGACAATTGGACGTGATCTGTCAGTATACTGTTCTCTATCCGGCAGCAATTCAGGATGCAGCCGGGCCCAATATACACATAAGGGCCGATCACGCTCTGATACAATTTAACGGAGGGATCGATATGAACAGGGGAAATAATGGCGGTATCGGTACTATGAAATAATTGCTTCTTTATATTTTGTTTCCTTGAATCTTTACTTACTTTATAACGATTCGCATCCAGCCAGCGTTCGGGAGTGCCAATATCAAAGAAAGGTTCCGTTGTTATGCAATAGGCCACATGCTTGCCTTGGTCAATTAGCAGCTGTATAGCATCGGTTAATTCATATTCCCCCCGTTTGGACGGTTCTAGCCGGTCGAGTATTTTCCAAATATCACTGTTGAATGCATATGCACCTACAACAGCAAGATCAGAACTGGGGTTTTGCGATTTCTCCTCCAACCTGACAACTTTATTAATGGAGACATCTGCAACACCGAATTGATGGGGGTTCTTCACGTGAGCGAGAAGAAGGGAAGCATCGGCTTTTTCACTGCCTAAAAAATCAATCAGGGGCATGATCGATCCTTCTATCAAATTGTCACCAAGTATTAGAAGGAAAGGTTCACCCTGTATAAACGAATAAGCACTTTTGACAGCATCAGCCAGGCCCAGGCTATTTTCTTGAAGCAGATAGGTAAGCGAACACCTATATGCCTCTCCGCTGCCTAACATTGCTGGAATTTGCCCTTGTGAGGCATTAATCACAATTCCTATTTCACAAATCCCAATATGAACCATTTTATTGATGATAGAAACAATAACAGGCTCGCCATTTACCGGAAGCATACACTTAGGTCTAGCATAAGTGAACGGTTGAAGCCTTGTTCCCTGGCCTGCGCATAAAATTAACCCCTTCATAAGAACCTCCCCCTATAGAATAGTGTTTTCCTGATTTATTCACGTTTCCTTAACATTTCAGGATTCAAAAGATTCAGAAAATGGTGGCAACGGGAATGACAGGAACAATTTAAACTAATTTCTAGGCCGTCGAACGCGTTTTCCTGGTCCGACCCTAACGGCCTTCTTGCTCCCGTTTAGTTTGATATATTTCGTTTCGGTCAAAGAAAGCCGGATAATCTTCTTTCGTCGAACTTTTATTCTCCGCCTGTTTCTTTTTTTAGAATACATATTTTCCCGGATAGATTTCCGAACTCTTCGCAACGGTCTAAGCTTAGGCGCTTTCAAATTCTTGGATTTGCTGTCTCTCTGCCCATCTAAAGGATGTACGCCCATGGATGTTTCATCTGTATGCTTCTTCCAAGGTGTCAGGCTAAGGTATTCCTGATACAGATTGGCCCCGGGAGAATGAACATCCCAGCATTTTTCGGATCCGGCAAAATGGACAATTTTGTTGTTAAAGTCATGATGGGGACTGACCATGTTAAAAAAATTAAAACGCCGGTCCAATTGGAGGTAATTTTCTCCGAACACCGCATTCAATGTATCCTGGTCAGGCATGCTGGTATCGGGGTATCTCCGCAAAAAGTTAAGCATTTCTTCGTACCAGTCTATTTTTTTACGGATATTGTTCAACGCAAATAAAATAACCCCGGAATTAAAATAGGAATCTGGATTCAGCCCGTAGGGGATAATATGCTGCACTGCTGCCATAATGGCCTGATCCCAAACTGCAGCTAAATAAAAATCACCCAATTGTACTTCCCACAGCTCAGCAATGTTCATATTTACCAATACATCGCAATCCAGATAAATAATCTTGTCTACCGGTATTAATGCGGGAATAAGCAAACGGTACATGCTGGCCTGGGTCCAGAAACTAATAGATTTCACACCTGCCATTGCTTGAAGCATATTATCAGGAATTGTAACGGGATAAAAATGAATAGTCTGATTAAAGCTGCTTGTTAATTCAATTAACTTTTGTTTATTTGCTTCGGTCAAAGTCTCATCAT
This Paenibacillus larvae subsp. larvae DNA region includes the following protein-coding sequences:
- a CDS encoding 4'-phosphopantetheinyl transferase family protein; this encodes MIHNELEKAGTETNYTYSAHFLLKSSSEIFKIPIHFCKYGDYLNNVEGFLHDDEHAYFQTLAYERRRTSYLLGRYSAKKAISGLMGEDNPKKIRIENGIFNQPVAVCESNSNLQVSLTHCDELAAAVAFPEMLVIGIDMEKIDLSMSSGVEAELTEHEKELALQLPCPYENLLMVLWTMKESLSKVLKTGLTVPLRVLEVKRIEVQNGYYIGSFSNFAQYNSISFPVKDYVYSITYPKNAEIEIDIHHIKSNLHKML
- a CDS encoding sugar phosphate nucleotidyltransferase; translated protein: MKGLILCAGQGTRLQPFTYARPKCMLPVNGEPVIVSIINKMVHIGICEIGIVINASQGQIPAMLGSGEAYRCSLTYLLQENSLGLADAVKSAYSFIQGEPFLLILGDNLIEGSIMPLIDFLGSEKADASLLLAHVKNPHQFGVADVSINKVVRLEEKSQNPSSDLAVVGAYAFNSDIWKILDRLEPSKRGEYELTDAIQLLIDQGKHVAYCITTEPFFDIGTPERWLDANRYKVSKDSRKQNIKKQLFHSTDTAIISPVHIDPSVKLYQSVIGPYVYIGPGCILNCCRIENSILTDHVQLSHVFVRDSIFGSNVKFSGPVDDTKPAKFIMGDKSKVEE
- a CDS encoding glycosyltransferase family 8 protein; amino-acid sequence: MIELSLAFQDKDGAYAEHAGAVLASVFCNTSSSVNVHILHDETLTEANKQKLIELTSSFNQTIHFYPVTIPDNMLQAMAGVKSISFWTQASMYRLLIPALIPVDKIIYLDCDVLVNMNIAELWEVQLGDFYLAAVWDQAIMAAVQHIIPYGLNPDSYFNSGVILFALNNIRKKIDWYEEMLNFLRRYPDTSMPDQDTLNAVFGENYLQLDRRFNFFNMVSPHHDFNNKIVHFAGSEKCWDVHSPGANLYQEYLSLTPWKKHTDETSMGVHPLDGQRDSKSKNLKAPKLRPLRRVRKSIRENMYSKKRNRRRIKVRRKKIIRLSLTETKYIKLNGSKKAVRVGPGKRVRRPRN